One window of Cohnella hashimotonis genomic DNA carries:
- a CDS encoding ATP-binding protein, which translates to MVNSLLLQVLIALLPVGTFQVWFSRQRQLRHSRLFIGVVSGLCMLLGHFYMIQNGPVILDLGFVAVITASLYSGFPFAVLLSAAYMLLHVHGESIADIVGFLAFFLVYHFILYKVSPAFHIKNRYAKMRTVALLWAVASLSFLVPAVALYLDDTAERDPGFLLACAAYLIAFILIAHLSVYFIEIAYERVSLQSQLLDLTRQYKSESIRMRRFLDMVPLAVIFIDARGIITHVNEIALEMGKNVAHNVVGMHYTELARLMGLDATASIIQLILNKGERVSSEMFKIQGRTMLATASSVTDTGARGLSEGVVYIAQDVTDTQRLKDELDKMERLSLVGQMAASITHEIRNPMAVIRGFVQLLNERSPSEQRSYFRIVMEELDRANAIINDFLSLAQNRIVEKETSSLQSVLKDMLPLIWADANLRGQSVELDLCEEQDVLELNGKEIKQLILNLARNGLEAMDEKGVLRIGTRDLEDRVQLYVSDTGNGIPPEKVERLFEPFYTTKEQGTGLGLALCLSIAERHDGRIEVQSAVGQGTTFIVTFCKSGYECWVAAE; encoded by the coding sequence TTGGTTAACAGCCTGCTTCTACAGGTTCTTATCGCCCTGCTGCCAGTTGGCACTTTTCAGGTCTGGTTTTCTCGCCAGCGCCAGCTTCGCCATTCCCGCCTTTTCATCGGCGTCGTCAGCGGACTTTGCATGCTGCTGGGACATTTCTATATGATTCAGAATGGCCCGGTCATCCTTGATTTAGGCTTTGTTGCCGTCATCACCGCTTCGCTGTACAGCGGCTTTCCGTTCGCGGTCTTGCTCAGCGCGGCCTACATGCTGCTCCATGTCCATGGGGAGAGTATAGCGGACATCGTCGGCTTTCTCGCTTTTTTTCTCGTCTACCACTTCATTCTGTACAAAGTCTCTCCCGCGTTCCACATCAAAAACCGTTATGCGAAAATGCGAACCGTCGCTTTGCTGTGGGCCGTCGCCTCGCTATCGTTTTTAGTTCCCGCAGTCGCTTTGTACTTAGACGACACCGCGGAACGCGATCCGGGCTTTCTCCTGGCCTGCGCCGCGTATCTGATCGCATTTATCCTCATCGCGCATCTCTCGGTTTATTTTATCGAGATCGCTTACGAACGGGTCAGCCTGCAGTCTCAGCTGCTCGATCTCACCCGTCAATATAAATCGGAATCGATCCGCATGCGCCGTTTTCTCGATATGGTGCCCCTTGCGGTTATTTTTATCGATGCCAGAGGCATTATCACGCACGTGAACGAAATCGCGCTGGAGATGGGTAAAAATGTAGCCCACAACGTCGTAGGGATGCATTACACGGAGCTGGCCCGCCTTATGGGACTTGATGCAACCGCCTCCATAATTCAACTGATCCTGAATAAGGGGGAGCGCGTATCCTCGGAAATGTTCAAGATCCAGGGGCGGACGATGCTTGCGACGGCCAGTTCCGTTACCGACACGGGAGCCAGAGGTCTATCCGAAGGCGTCGTCTATATCGCCCAGGACGTGACGGATACGCAGCGGCTGAAGGACGAGCTGGATAAAATGGAGCGGCTGAGCCTGGTCGGTCAGATGGCCGCCAGCATCACGCACGAGATCCGCAATCCGATGGCGGTCATCCGGGGCTTCGTCCAGCTGCTCAACGAGCGTAGTCCCTCGGAACAGCGTTCCTATTTTCGCATCGTTATGGAGGAATTGGACCGGGCCAACGCGATCATCAACGACTTTTTGTCGCTGGCGCAGAACCGCATCGTGGAAAAGGAAACGAGCAGCCTGCAGTCGGTGCTGAAGGACATGCTGCCGCTCATCTGGGCGGACGCCAATCTGCGCGGACAATCCGTCGAGCTCGATCTGTGCGAGGAACAGGACGTGCTGGAACTCAACGGCAAGGAGATCAAGCAGCTCATCTTGAACCTGGCGCGCAACGGACTTGAGGCGATGGACGAAAAAGGCGTGCTTCGGATCGGGACGCGCGATCTCGAAGACCGGGTCCAGCTGTACGTATCGGACACGGGCAACGGCATACCCCCGGAAAAGGTGGAGCGCTTGTTCGAGCCGTTTTATACGACGAAGGAGCAGGGGACGGGCCTTGGGCTCGCGCTTTGCCTCAGCATCGCCGAGCGGCATGACGGCCGCATCGAAGTGCAATCCGCGGTGGGGCAGGGGACGACCTTTATCGTTACTTTTTGCAAAAGCGGTTACGAATGCTGGGTTGCCGCCGAATAA
- the xylA gene encoding xylose isomerase, with amino-acid sequence MSLFSNVPQIKYEGRKSDNPFAFKHYNASEVVLGKTMEEHLRFAVAYWHTFNANGTDPFGAGTAVRSWDSLSPLDRAKVRVEANFELLEKLGVPFYAFHDADIAPEGASLAETNKNIDVIVAKLKEFQQSTGKKLLWNTANLFTNPRYVFGAATSNNADVFAYSAATIKKMLEVGKELNGENYVFWGGREGYESLLNTDMGLELDNLARMLHMAVDYAKEIGFGAQFLIEPKPKEPTKHQYDFDSATTLSFLRKYGLKDHFKLNIEANHATLAGHTFEHELRVARLDGALGSIDANQGDYLLGWDTDEFPTDLYSTTLAMFEILKNEGGIGKGGVNFDAKVRRTSFEDDDLFFAHIAGMDSFAHGLKAAAKLIENKTLDAIVDGRYASYGEGIGAEIVAGKHTLASLEAYVLSGQKPIVNRSGRLEQIRQAVNEVIFSV; translated from the coding sequence ATGAGCCTGTTCTCGAATGTGCCGCAAATCAAGTACGAAGGCCGCAAGTCCGACAATCCGTTCGCATTCAAACACTATAACGCCAGCGAGGTCGTCCTTGGAAAAACGATGGAGGAGCACCTGCGCTTCGCCGTCGCCTACTGGCACACGTTCAACGCCAACGGCACCGATCCGTTCGGCGCCGGCACGGCGGTCCGCAGCTGGGATTCTCTGTCTCCGCTCGACCGGGCCAAGGTTCGCGTCGAAGCGAACTTCGAGCTGCTCGAAAAGCTGGGCGTACCGTTCTACGCGTTCCACGACGCCGACATCGCGCCCGAAGGCGCTTCGCTCGCCGAGACGAACAAGAACATCGACGTCATCGTAGCGAAGCTGAAGGAATTCCAACAGTCCACCGGCAAAAAGCTGCTTTGGAACACGGCCAACCTGTTCACGAACCCGCGCTACGTATTCGGCGCCGCGACGAGCAACAATGCGGACGTATTCGCTTACTCCGCCGCGACGATCAAGAAGATGCTCGAAGTCGGCAAGGAGCTGAACGGCGAAAACTACGTCTTCTGGGGCGGCCGCGAAGGCTACGAGTCGCTGCTGAACACGGATATGGGCCTCGAGCTGGACAACCTGGCCCGCATGCTGCATATGGCTGTCGACTATGCCAAGGAGATCGGGTTCGGGGCGCAATTCCTGATCGAGCCGAAGCCGAAGGAGCCGACCAAGCACCAGTACGACTTCGACTCCGCGACGACGCTCAGCTTCCTGCGCAAGTACGGTCTGAAGGACCACTTCAAGCTGAACATCGAAGCGAACCACGCCACGCTGGCCGGCCACACGTTCGAGCACGAGCTCCGCGTCGCCCGCCTGGACGGCGCGCTCGGCTCGATCGACGCCAACCAAGGCGATTACCTGCTCGGCTGGGACACGGACGAATTCCCGACGGATCTGTACTCGACGACGCTGGCCATGTTCGAAATCCTCAAAAACGAAGGCGGCATCGGCAAGGGCGGCGTCAACTTCGACGCCAAGGTTCGCCGCACTTCCTTCGAGGACGACGATCTGTTCTTCGCGCACATCGCGGGTATGGATTCGTTCGCGCACGGCCTGAAGGCCGCCGCCAAGCTGATCGAGAACAAGACGCTGGACGCCATCGTCGACGGCCGCTACGCAAGCTACGGCGAAGGCATCGGCGCCGAGATCGTCGCGGGCAAGCATACCCTCGCGTCGCTCGAAGCCTACGTGCTGAGCGGGCAGAAGCCGATCGTAAACCGTTCCGGCCGTCTGGAGCAGATTCGCCAAGCGGTGAACGAGGTTATTTTCAGCGTATAA
- a CDS encoding NAD(P)/FAD-dependent oxidoreductase, whose protein sequence is MEDNYNIVIIGGGSAGLMAGIAASRSGASVLLLDKGDKLGRKLGISGGGRCNVTNAKETDELIRHIPGNGRFLYSALSVFGNRDIAAFFEGMGIRLKEEDNGRMFPVSDKAKTVVDALVRKVREQGVRIETHAPVAEVLYDSGSVTGVRLGDGRVFAAPSVIVAVGGKSVPHTGSTGDGYAWAEQAGHTISELFPTEVPLTSSEPFIRSRELQGLSMRDVMLTVWGDKGKPLVSHRGDMIFTHFGLSGPIALRCSQFVVKQRKKTGGGPVRLTLDLYPDKSVAEVYDDTYALTKAEPKKAVKNLLKSVAAERLLPLLLERAGLDGDTTHANIPKQAWQSLAGLLKAFPVDVDGTLSIEEAFVTGGGVSLKEIDPKTMQSKLMQGLFFAGEVLDIHGYTGGYNITAAFSTGYVAGLNAAMHAEEAAGAR, encoded by the coding sequence ATTGAAGATAATTATAACATCGTTATTATAGGCGGAGGTTCGGCGGGCTTGATGGCCGGTATCGCAGCCAGCCGTTCGGGCGCAAGCGTCCTGCTGCTCGACAAAGGAGACAAGCTCGGGCGCAAGCTGGGCATCTCCGGCGGGGGGCGCTGCAACGTTACGAACGCCAAGGAAACCGACGAACTCATCCGGCATATTCCGGGTAACGGGAGGTTCCTGTATTCCGCGTTGTCGGTGTTCGGAAACCGGGATATCGCGGCTTTTTTCGAAGGAATGGGCATCCGGCTGAAGGAAGAGGACAACGGGCGCATGTTTCCCGTATCAGACAAGGCCAAGACGGTCGTGGACGCGCTTGTGCGCAAAGTCAGGGAACAAGGCGTGCGGATTGAGACGCATGCACCGGTAGCCGAGGTACTGTATGACAGCGGGAGCGTCACGGGCGTTAGACTTGGCGACGGACGCGTATTCGCCGCGCCTTCCGTCATCGTAGCGGTCGGCGGAAAGTCGGTGCCGCATACCGGGTCGACCGGCGACGGATACGCCTGGGCCGAGCAGGCGGGGCATACGATCTCCGAGCTGTTCCCGACCGAGGTGCCGCTGACTTCCTCGGAGCCGTTCATCCGCAGCCGCGAGCTGCAGGGCTTGTCGATGCGCGACGTCATGCTGACGGTATGGGGCGACAAGGGCAAGCCGCTCGTCTCGCATCGCGGGGACATGATCTTCACGCACTTTGGCCTGTCGGGGCCGATCGCGCTGCGCTGCAGCCAATTCGTCGTGAAGCAGCGGAAAAAGACCGGGGGCGGTCCGGTCCGGCTCACGCTGGATCTCTATCCGGACAAGAGCGTCGCGGAAGTTTACGACGATACGTACGCTTTGACGAAGGCTGAGCCCAAGAAAGCCGTCAAAAACCTATTAAAAAGCGTCGCAGCCGAGCGCCTGCTGCCGCTATTGCTGGAGCGGGCCGGGCTGGACGGCGATACGACGCATGCCAACATTCCAAAGCAAGCCTGGCAGAGCCTGGCCGGGCTGCTGAAGGCCTTCCCCGTCGATGTCGATGGGACGCTGTCCATCGAGGAAGCGTTCGTCACCGGCGGCGGCGTCAGCCTGAAGGAGATCGATCCGAAGACGATGCAGTCGAAGCTCATGCAAGGCCTGTTCTTCGCCGGCGAGGTTCTGGACATCCATGGCTACACCGGCGGCTACAACATTACGGCGGCGTTCTCCACCGGCTACGTGGCCGGCTTGAATGCAGCCATGCATGCGGAGGAAGCGGCTGGCGCGCGGTAA
- the nadE gene encoding ammonia-dependent NAD(+) synthetase: MSLQQDIISLLGVKPSIDPEAEIAKRVGFLKEYVKKAGASGLLIAISGGVDSAVAAGLCKRATDELTAETGKEYMTLGVFQPYGQQEDIAHSYAVAEAFDLKYKAETNIEEAVDEISLETEHAFKSLGMSRHISRGGKGNVKARTRMVVQYALAFDLNLLVVGTDHASEALTGFYTKWGDGAVDITPLSSLNKRQVRAVARALGVPADVVDKAPTAGLWAGQTDEAELGVSYDDNSDYLEGKQIPDAAREILEKHYQRTQHKRQAIPGI; encoded by the coding sequence ATGAGTTTGCAGCAGGATATTATCTCGCTCCTTGGCGTGAAGCCGTCGATCGATCCGGAAGCCGAGATCGCAAAGCGAGTCGGATTTTTGAAGGAGTATGTGAAAAAGGCGGGCGCGTCCGGCTTGCTCATCGCAATCAGCGGCGGCGTGGACAGCGCGGTGGCAGCGGGCTTGTGCAAGCGCGCGACGGACGAGCTGACAGCGGAGACGGGCAAGGAATACATGACACTCGGCGTATTCCAGCCGTACGGGCAGCAGGAGGATATCGCGCACAGCTACGCCGTGGCCGAAGCGTTCGATCTCAAGTACAAGGCCGAGACGAACATCGAGGAAGCGGTGGACGAGATCTCGCTCGAGACCGAGCACGCTTTCAAGTCGCTGGGTATGTCCAGACATATCAGCCGCGGCGGCAAGGGCAACGTCAAGGCGCGCACGCGCATGGTCGTGCAGTACGCGCTCGCGTTCGACCTCAATCTGCTGGTCGTCGGCACGGATCACGCGTCCGAAGCGCTGACGGGTTTCTATACGAAGTGGGGCGACGGCGCGGTCGATATTACGCCGCTCAGCTCGCTTAACAAGCGTCAGGTACGCGCGGTCGCGCGCGCGCTCGGCGTGCCGGCCGATGTCGTCGACAAGGCGCCGACGGCCGGATTGTGGGCAGGCCAGACCGACGAGGCCGAGCTGGGCGTGAGCTACGACGACAACAGCGACTACCTCGAGGGCAAGCAGATCCCGGACGCGGCGCGGGAGATTCTGGAGAAACATTACCAGCGTACACAGCACAAGCGTCAAGCGATCCCTGGCATCTAA
- the acpS gene encoding holo-ACP synthase: protein MIEGIGIDVVEMERMAKLLAGDTGGKFAARVLTSSELDRYAQMQPRRAVEFAAGRFAAKEAVVKAIGCGIGSCVGFRDIEVLPDERGRPSCRLSPEAWERLGMAERSYRVHVAITHERRLAAATATLERIE, encoded by the coding sequence ATGATCGAGGGGATCGGGATCGACGTTGTCGAGATGGAGCGGATGGCCAAGCTGCTCGCGGGAGACACCGGAGGCAAATTCGCCGCGCGCGTGCTGACGTCAAGCGAGCTCGATCGGTATGCGCAGATGCAGCCGCGACGCGCGGTCGAATTCGCTGCAGGCCGGTTCGCCGCCAAGGAAGCGGTCGTCAAGGCGATCGGCTGCGGCATCGGCAGCTGCGTCGGCTTTCGCGACATCGAAGTGCTGCCGGACGAGCGAGGCCGGCCGTCTTGCCGGCTCTCTCCGGAGGCCTGGGAGCGGCTTGGAATGGCAGAGCGCTCGTATCGCGTACACGTGGCGATTACGCACGAACGGCGGCTCGCGGCAGCGACGGCTACACTGGAACGAATTGAATAA
- the xylB gene encoding xylulokinase: MNYVIGIDLGTSAVKALLVGQDGAVAAEASREYPLYHERSGWSEQDPEDWVRATIEVLKELGEKTAAAGGSIDGISFSGQMHGLVLLDGDRKPLRRAILWNDTRTTEQCREIERTLGQSLLSLTRNPALEGFTLPKLLWVREHEPELYDKAESFLLPKDYVRYRLTGAVHMDLSDAAGTLMLDVADRVWSQEVLAAFGIPASFCPPLVESVAETGTLDDAAARKTGLPASTRVFAGGADNACGAIGAGILKPGLTLCSIGTSGVVLTHEPDASADYAGKVHFFNHGKPGAFYAMGVTLAAGYSLSWFRNTFAAGEPYERLLAGIGDIAPGAGGLLYTPYLVGERTPHADAVIRASFVGMDGSHTRTHFARAVLEGITFSLNESVDVFRQAGKSVTKVVSIGGGAKNPDWLQMQADVFDAEVVRLESEQGPGLGAAMLAATGAGWYGSLEACADAFVKHAATYVPDAARARRYGELFDIYRDVYDATKPLNEALQPFRI, encoded by the coding sequence ATGAACTATGTCATCGGCATCGATCTCGGCACGAGCGCCGTCAAGGCGCTCCTCGTCGGGCAGGACGGAGCGGTGGCTGCCGAGGCTTCCCGCGAATACCCGCTGTACCACGAGCGCTCGGGCTGGAGCGAACAGGATCCGGAGGATTGGGTCCGCGCGACGATCGAGGTCCTGAAGGAGCTAGGCGAAAAGACGGCGGCCGCGGGCGGCAGCATCGACGGCATCAGCTTCTCCGGCCAGATGCACGGCCTCGTGCTGCTGGACGGGGACCGCAAGCCGCTGCGCAGGGCGATCCTCTGGAACGACACGCGCACGACGGAACAATGCCGCGAGATCGAGCGCACGCTCGGCCAGTCGCTGCTCAGCCTGACCCGCAACCCGGCGCTTGAGGGCTTCACGCTCCCGAAGCTGCTGTGGGTGCGCGAGCATGAGCCGGAGCTGTACGACAAGGCAGAATCGTTTCTGCTGCCCAAGGATTACGTGCGCTACCGACTGACCGGTGCCGTGCACATGGATCTCTCCGACGCGGCGGGCACGCTGATGCTGGACGTTGCGGATCGCGTGTGGAGCCAGGAAGTGCTGGCGGCATTCGGTATCCCCGCCTCCTTCTGTCCGCCGCTCGTCGAGTCGGTCGCAGAGACGGGTACGCTGGACGATGCTGCGGCGCGCAAGACCGGCCTGCCCGCCTCGACGCGCGTGTTCGCAGGCGGCGCCGACAATGCCTGCGGCGCAATCGGCGCCGGCATCCTGAAGCCGGGCCTGACGCTGTGCAGCATCGGAACATCGGGGGTCGTGCTCACGCATGAGCCGGACGCGTCGGCCGATTATGCCGGCAAAGTCCACTTCTTCAACCACGGCAAACCCGGCGCGTTTTATGCAATGGGCGTGACGCTGGCGGCGGGCTATTCCTTAAGCTGGTTCCGCAACACGTTCGCGGCCGGCGAGCCCTACGAACGGCTGCTCGCGGGCATCGGCGACATCGCGCCGGGAGCCGGCGGCCTGCTGTACACGCCTTATCTGGTCGGCGAACGGACGCCGCACGCCGATGCGGTCATCCGGGCGAGCTTCGTCGGCATGGACGGCTCGCACACGCGGACGCATTTTGCGCGGGCGGTGCTTGAAGGCATCACGTTCTCGCTGAACGAGTCGGTCGACGTTTTCCGTCAAGCCGGCAAGTCGGTCACGAAGGTCGTCTCCATCGGAGGCGGGGCGAAAAATCCGGACTGGCTGCAAATGCAGGCGGACGTGTTCGATGCGGAGGTCGTGCGGCTTGAGAGCGAGCAGGGACCGGGTCTAGGGGCCGCGATGCTGGCGGCGACGGGCGCCGGCTGGTACGGCAGCCTGGAGGCGTGCGCGGACGCGTTCGTCAAACACGCGGCCACGTATGTGCCGGACGCTGCGCGGGCGCGCCGCTACGGCGAGCTGTTCGACATCTATCGGGACGTGTACGACGCCACGAAGCCGCTGAACGAAGCGCTGCAGCCTTTCCGAATCTGA
- a CDS encoding ROK family transcriptional regulator: MKTPTGDQALIKRMNTAIVLESVLQGAPLSRADISALTGLNKATVSSLVQDLIDSGLVREIGTGQSSGGRKPVLLEFVAESGYAVGVDLGVNYVRGVLTDLRGNVAVERTAQLSKTSPDEVFGILRPFIQALVDEAPESAFGVVGIGVGVPGLVDRGGAVLYAPNLGWRDVPLQDALNRAFGIPVLIDNEANVGAIGERKFGSGRGIGSMIYVSVGMGIGTGLILQKELYKGAAGFSGELGHLSIEASGPPCRCGNRGCWELYASEQALLARASEAGIGEGTLDSLLALAEDGDEQARALFAGIGESLGVGIANIVNVFNPEAVVIGNTMSRARPWLEEAMSRTTEARALNFHLRGIRLLFAELGDRSAVMGAAETAIAAFFKRLRSA; this comes from the coding sequence ATGAAGACCCCGACAGGAGATCAAGCGCTCATCAAAAGAATGAATACCGCCATCGTGCTCGAATCGGTGCTGCAGGGGGCACCGCTGTCGCGCGCGGACATTTCCGCGCTCACGGGCCTCAACAAGGCGACCGTGTCCAGCCTCGTCCAGGATCTCATCGACAGCGGCCTGGTCCGCGAGATCGGGACGGGACAGTCCAGCGGCGGGCGCAAGCCGGTTCTGCTGGAATTCGTGGCGGAGTCGGGCTACGCCGTCGGCGTCGATCTCGGCGTCAACTATGTGCGCGGCGTGTTGACGGATTTGCGGGGCAACGTCGCGGTCGAACGTACGGCGCAGCTGTCCAAGACATCGCCGGATGAAGTATTCGGCATATTGCGTCCCTTTATCCAGGCGCTCGTGGACGAGGCGCCGGAGAGCGCGTTCGGCGTCGTCGGCATCGGCGTCGGCGTACCCGGGCTCGTGGACCGGGGCGGCGCCGTGCTGTATGCGCCCAACCTCGGCTGGCGGGACGTTCCGCTGCAGGACGCGCTGAACCGGGCGTTCGGCATTCCCGTGCTCATCGACAACGAAGCCAACGTCGGGGCCATCGGCGAGCGCAAGTTCGGCAGCGGGCGCGGCATCGGCAGCATGATTTACGTGAGCGTCGGCATGGGCATCGGGACCGGGCTTATTTTGCAAAAGGAGCTTTATAAGGGGGCGGCGGGCTTCTCCGGGGAACTCGGACATCTGTCCATCGAGGCCAGCGGGCCGCCTTGCCGCTGCGGCAACCGGGGCTGCTGGGAGCTGTACGCCTCTGAGCAGGCGCTGCTCGCCCGCGCGTCGGAGGCCGGCATCGGCGAAGGCACGCTGGACAGCCTGCTCGCGCTTGCCGAAGACGGCGACGAACAAGCGCGCGCGCTGTTCGCCGGCATCGGCGAGTCGCTTGGCGTGGGCATCGCCAACATCGTTAACGTCTTTAATCCCGAAGCCGTCGTCATCGGCAATACGATGAGCCGCGCGCGGCCTTGGCTCGAGGAGGCGATGAGCCGCACGACCGAAGCCCGTGCGCTGAACTTCCATCTGCGCGGCATCCGGCTGCTCTTCGCCGAGCTCGGCGACCGCTCCGCAGTCATGGGGGCCGCGGAGACCGCGATCGCCGCGTTTTTCAAGCGGCTGCGGTCGGCTTGA
- a CDS encoding ABC transporter permease — protein MKPDGGRVGRLRGKSGPAKLAAGRCGAFWLKSIRAWRLTLDWTVLLYLVVPALWVAGGMYLDLLRHPPDWIGRVPMQMPIVVLAIIMVRGRLRTFAEYGDGLFLRSNGGWVKGMTMAGLCYTLVARMAVSGAGAGLLLPLLSHATGWGFGAGAALALAAGLMGFVWAVIRDAAERRWHGLRRVLAVYGLRAAFVAAWIPAAAWGMRGDEPIAAAAAFALLAAICAWVGWRRAGLTGAFAHELEAERQAYADNVGWVLMDTEQASRPPAGRRPWVLRNSRPLLKRRDEAARVAELWLRAMLREAGTMRLLLQFAALGIVAIWLSPLWLAAIAWLGMCALLILWFNGLWGKWETERYMGLYDWRKELRSEGREIGRSLLLRPIALAWCAILGLHAGWMYGGLWWLAVVLLPAVGYPLLSRMNRTATDMFFARRAGRSRQDTEAPT, from the coding sequence ATGAAGCCGGATGGAGGCAGGGTCGGACGGCTTCGTGGGAAAAGCGGGCCGGCGAAGCTGGCAGCGGGCCGCTGCGGCGCCTTTTGGCTCAAATCGATCCGCGCCTGGCGCCTGACGCTCGACTGGACCGTGCTGCTCTACCTCGTTGTTCCTGCATTATGGGTCGCCGGAGGGATGTACCTGGATCTGCTGCGGCATCCGCCGGACTGGATCGGCCGAGTGCCCATGCAGATGCCGATCGTCGTGTTGGCGATCATCATGGTGCGCGGCAGATTGCGGACCTTCGCGGAGTATGGCGACGGGCTGTTCCTGCGCTCGAACGGCGGGTGGGTGAAGGGTATGACGATGGCCGGCCTTTGTTATACGCTGGTCGCCCGCATGGCCGTGTCGGGAGCGGGTGCGGGATTGCTGCTGCCGCTGCTGTCGCACGCGACGGGCTGGGGCTTCGGCGCTGGCGCCGCCCTCGCGTTGGCCGCCGGCTTGATGGGCTTCGTCTGGGCTGTCATCCGCGACGCGGCGGAGCGGAGATGGCATGGCCTGAGGCGCGTGCTGGCCGTCTACGGCTTGCGAGCCGCGTTTGTCGCAGCGTGGATTCCTGCGGCGGCATGGGGGATGCGCGGGGACGAGCCGATTGCAGCTGCAGCGGCGTTTGCCTTGCTGGCAGCGATCTGCGCTTGGGTTGGCTGGCGCCGTGCGGGGCTCACGGGCGCGTTCGCGCACGAGCTTGAGGCGGAGCGGCAAGCCTATGCGGACAACGTCGGCTGGGTGCTGATGGACACGGAGCAGGCGAGTAGACCGCCTGCGGGGCGCAGGCCCTGGGTGCTGCGCAATTCCCGGCCGCTGCTGAAGCGACGCGACGAGGCGGCTCGCGTCGCCGAGCTGTGGCTGCGCGCCATGCTGCGAGAGGCGGGAACGATGCGCTTATTGCTTCAATTTGCTGCGCTCGGCATCGTGGCGATCTGGCTGTCTCCGCTCTGGCTGGCGGCAATCGCCTGGCTCGGCATGTGCGCGCTGCTGATCTTGTGGTTCAACGGCTTGTGGGGCAAGTGGGAAACGGAGCGTTATATGGGATTGTACGATTGGCGAAAGGAGCTTCGGAGCGAAGGGCGGGAAATCGGACGATCGCTGCTGCTCCGTCCGATCGCGCTGGCGTGGTGCGCGATTCTCGGCTTGCATGCCGGATGGATGTACGGGGGGCTGTGGTGGCTCGCGGTCGTGCTGCTCCCTGCTGTGGGCTATCCGTTGCTGAGCCGCATGAATCGCACGGCAACCGATATGTTCTTTGCCCGGCGGGCGGGGAGGTCGCGGCAGGATACTGAGGCACCTACATGA
- a CDS encoding BrxA/BrxB family bacilliredoxin — protein sequence MSMSFERYMLDMVQPMRDDLTRVGITELRTPEEVEQALPDSKGTTLVVINSVCGCAAGQARPGVAEALRHEVLPDHLYTVFAGQDKEATAKAREYFAPYPPSSPSIALLKDGELVHFIERHQIENRSADDIAADLTDAFDRFCR from the coding sequence ATGTCGATGTCATTCGAACGATATATGCTGGACATGGTCCAACCGATGCGAGACGACCTGACCCGGGTCGGCATCACGGAGCTGAGAACGCCGGAGGAAGTCGAGCAGGCGCTGCCGGACAGCAAGGGCACGACGCTCGTCGTCATCAATTCCGTATGCGGCTGCGCGGCCGGCCAGGCGCGCCCGGGCGTAGCTGAGGCGCTTCGCCACGAAGTGCTGCCGGATCACCTGTACACCGTGTTCGCGGGACAGGACAAGGAAGCGACTGCGAAGGCCAGAGAGTACTTTGCGCCATATCCGCCGTCTTCGCCCTCCATCGCCCTGCTTAAGGACGGAGAGCTCGTGCACTTCATCGAACGCCATCAGATCGAGAACCGCAGCGCGGACGATATCGCCGCAGATTTGACCGACGCGTTCGACCGTTTCTGCCGTTGA
- a CDS encoding ABC transporter ATP-binding protein: MNGEEWLMRAAIEAAGYEQGKAVLRDVAIEVKRGERVGLLGPNGAGKSTVMKGLLGQLPYWVANVEWRGASGENNVGSGGVMNSRLAYIPEQPILYERFTLWEHLQLAAAVCGISEERLAERAEGLLARFRLGHVRDDYPIKFSKGMQQKTMLVAAFLLEPSVYLVDEPFIGLDPAAVIELLEALDEERARGAGVLLTTHVLDSAERLCDRFVLVHEGSAAASGTVADIRAAAGMSDGTPLFDCFHSLTRAAEGL; this comes from the coding sequence ATGAACGGCGAAGAATGGCTGATGCGAGCCGCGATCGAAGCGGCGGGATACGAGCAGGGCAAGGCGGTGCTTCGGGACGTGGCGATCGAGGTGAAGCGGGGAGAGCGCGTCGGCTTGCTCGGGCCGAACGGCGCAGGCAAGAGCACGGTGATGAAGGGCTTGCTCGGACAGCTGCCGTATTGGGTGGCGAATGTCGAATGGCGAGGAGCTTCAGGCGAGAATAACGTAGGGTCGGGAGGCGTCATGAATAGCAGACTTGCGTACATTCCGGAGCAGCCGATCCTCTACGAGCGCTTCACGCTGTGGGAGCATCTGCAGTTAGCCGCAGCGGTGTGCGGCATTTCGGAAGAGCGGCTCGCCGAGCGGGCGGAGGGGCTGCTGGCCAGATTTCGCCTGGGGCATGTGAGGGACGATTATCCAATCAAGTTCTCGAAGGGCATGCAGCAAAAAACGATGCTCGTAGCCGCCTTCTTGCTCGAACCGAGCGTATATCTCGTGGACGAGCCGTTCATCGGGCTCGATCCCGCCGCGGTCATCGAGCTGCTGGAGGCGCTCGACGAGGAACGTGCCCGTGGCGCAGGCGTGCTGCTCACGACGCACGTTCTGGACTCGGCGGAGCGGCTGTGCGACCGTTTTGTGCTCGTACATGAAGGAAGCGCGGCGGCGTCGGGGACGGTAGCCGATATTCGGGCGGCGGCAGGCATGTCCGACGGTACGCCGCTGTTCGATTGTTTTCACAGCCTGACTCGGGCGGCGGAGGGATTATGA